From a single Azospirillum fermentarium genomic region:
- a CDS encoding aminotransferase class I/II-fold pyridoxal phosphate-dependent enzyme yields MATPALGNDRLDRLTDYPFTRLANLLNGLTPRANVEPVVMSIGEPQHTPPALIDETLRTTAHLWGKYPPVAGTPDFRAAVGDWLARRYQLPSGLFDPEVSVLPVAGTREALYLTAVLAVPERKAGQTPAVLMPNPFYAVYEGAGLLAGGEPVFLPATRETGFLPDLDALTPELLERTALFYLCTPANPQGAAADAAYLARAITLARQYGFVLAVDECYAEIYLDTPPVGALEVASSLPWAVSPWDNILVFHSLSKRSNAAGLRSGFVAGDPALIRRFNRLRSYSNAGTPLPLLSVATALWRDEAHVEENRAAYRAKFAAAEEALQGRFGYVRPAGGFFLWLDVGDGEDAARRLWTEGAIRVLPGAYLTRTNGDGPNAGAPYIRVALVHDTATVAQGTAALVRILDR; encoded by the coding sequence ATGGCGACTCCGGCGCTTGGCAACGACCGGCTCGACCGGCTGACCGATTACCCCTTCACCCGGCTGGCGAACCTGCTGAACGGTCTGACCCCGCGGGCCAATGTGGAGCCGGTGGTGATGTCCATCGGCGAGCCGCAGCACACGCCCCCCGCCCTGATCGACGAGACGCTGCGCACCACCGCCCATTTGTGGGGCAAATACCCGCCCGTGGCCGGCACGCCGGACTTCCGCGCCGCCGTGGGCGACTGGCTGGCCCGCCGCTACCAGCTTCCCTCGGGCCTGTTCGACCCCGAGGTGTCGGTGCTGCCGGTGGCCGGCACGCGTGAGGCGCTCTATCTCACCGCCGTCCTGGCCGTGCCGGAACGCAAGGCGGGGCAGACCCCCGCGGTGCTGATGCCCAACCCCTTCTATGCGGTGTACGAGGGGGCGGGGCTGCTGGCCGGCGGTGAGCCGGTGTTCCTGCCTGCCACGCGGGAAACGGGGTTCCTGCCCGATCTCGACGCCCTGACGCCGGAGTTGCTGGAGCGCACGGCGCTGTTCTACCTGTGCACCCCCGCCAACCCGCAAGGGGCGGCGGCGGATGCGGCCTATCTGGCCCGCGCCATCACGCTGGCCCGGCAGTACGGCTTCGTGCTGGCGGTGGATGAATGCTACGCCGAGATCTATCTGGACACGCCCCCGGTGGGCGCGCTGGAGGTGGCGTCGTCCCTGCCGTGGGCGGTGTCGCCGTGGGACAACATCCTGGTGTTCCATTCCCTGTCCAAACGGTCGAACGCTGCCGGCCTGCGCTCGGGCTTCGTGGCCGGCGACCCGGCGCTGATCCGCCGCTTCAACCGCCTGCGCAGCTATTCCAACGCCGGCACGCCCTTGCCGCTGCTGTCCGTCGCCACCGCCCTGTGGCGGGACGAGGCCCATGTGGAGGAGAACCGCGCCGCCTACCGCGCCAAGTTCGCCGCGGCGGAAGAGGCGCTGCAGGGCCGGTTCGGCTATGTCCGGCCCGCGGGCGGCTTCTTCCTGTGGCTCGACGTGGGCGATGGGGAGGATGCGGCGCGGCGGCTGTGGACCGAGGGGGCCATCCGCGTGCTGCCCGGTGCCTATCTCACCCGCACCAACGGTGACGGCCCCAACGCCGGCGCCCCCTATATCCGTGTCGCCCTGGTCCACGACACCGCCACCGTCGCCCAGGGCACGGCGGCGCTGGTGCGTATTCTGGACCGCTGA
- the glnK gene encoding P-II family nitrogen regulator: MKLVMAIIKPFKLDEVRETLTSLGIQGLTVSEVKGFGRQKGQTEIYRGAEYSVSFLPKVKIEVAVADDQADQVVEAIQKAANTGRIGDGKIFVLEIAQAVRIRTGETNAEAL; encoded by the coding sequence ATGAAACTCGTCATGGCCATCATCAAGCCGTTCAAGCTGGATGAAGTGCGCGAGACGCTGACCTCGCTGGGTATCCAGGGCCTGACCGTGAGCGAGGTCAAGGGCTTTGGCCGTCAGAAGGGCCAGACCGAAATCTACCGCGGGGCCGAATATTCGGTGAGCTTCCTGCCCAAGGTGAAGATCGAGGTGGCGGTGGCCGACGACCAGGCCGATCAGGTGGTGGAGGCCATCCAGAAGGCCGCCAACACCGGCCGCATCGGCGATGGCAAGATCTTCGTGCTGGAAATCGCCCAGGCGGTCCGCATCCGCACCGGCGAGACCAACGCCGAAGCGCTCTGA
- a CDS encoding UbiH/UbiF/VisC/COQ6 family ubiquinone biosynthesis hydroxylase, with translation MAESGVETARDGSTDVIETDVIVLGGGLAGLSMAAALATAGVPVVCIDRDSPQNHQRDDFDIRTTAIAYASKKVLEGAGVWRHMEQDAGPILDIRVADQFSPLFVHYDHRELDLNGENVPFGWILDNKDMRRALFARAAELPGLRHLAPAQATAIDRDGSGVTVTLADGRRVRGRLLVGADGRKSMAREVAGIKVRRWAYDQTAIICTIRHSEPHNGVAVEHFLPTGPFALLPMTENRSSVVWSEKSSLADAYITLPEEEFIAELDRRSGGYLGDIEILTRREGWPLSVLLAESFAAPRIALVGEAAHAIHPIAGQGLNLSLRDVAALAEVIVDAYRLGVDVGSDTVLARYQRWRRFDTVLLAVVCDGLVRLFSNNIPPIRLARDVGMAVVNKLPPLKRFFMRHAMGVVGDLPRLIRGVPL, from the coding sequence ATGGCCGAATCGGGGGTTGAAACGGCACGGGACGGTTCCACCGACGTGATCGAGACCGACGTGATCGTTCTGGGCGGCGGTCTGGCGGGCCTCAGCATGGCGGCGGCGCTGGCCACGGCGGGGGTGCCGGTGGTGTGCATCGACCGCGACAGCCCGCAGAACCACCAGCGCGACGATTTCGACATCCGCACCACCGCCATCGCCTATGCCTCCAAGAAGGTGCTGGAAGGCGCGGGGGTGTGGCGGCACATGGAACAGGATGCCGGCCCCATCCTGGACATCCGGGTGGCCGACCAGTTCTCCCCCCTGTTCGTCCATTACGATCACCGCGAACTGGACCTGAACGGCGAGAACGTGCCGTTCGGCTGGATCCTCGACAACAAGGACATGCGCCGCGCCCTGTTCGCGCGGGCCGCCGAACTGCCGGGCCTGCGCCATCTGGCCCCGGCCCAGGCCACGGCCATCGACCGCGACGGCAGCGGCGTGACGGTGACGCTGGCCGACGGGCGGCGGGTGCGCGGGCGGCTGCTGGTGGGGGCCGACGGGCGCAAGTCCATGGCGCGCGAGGTGGCGGGGATCAAGGTGCGGCGCTGGGCCTATGACCAGACCGCCATCATCTGCACCATCCGCCATTCCGAACCGCACAACGGCGTGGCGGTGGAGCATTTCCTGCCCACCGGCCCCTTCGCCCTGCTGCCCATGACCGAGAACCGTTCGTCGGTGGTGTGGAGCGAGAAGTCGTCGCTGGCCGACGCCTACATCACCCTGCCGGAAGAGGAGTTCATCGCCGAGCTGGACCGCCGTTCCGGCGGCTATCTGGGCGATATCGAGATCCTGACCCGGCGCGAGGGCTGGCCGCTGTCGGTGCTGCTGGCGGAATCCTTCGCCGCCCCCCGCATCGCCCTGGTGGGTGAAGCCGCCCACGCCATCCACCCCATCGCCGGGCAGGGGTTGAACCTGTCCCTGCGCGACGTGGCGGCCCTGGCCGAGGTGATCGTGGACGCCTACCGGCTGGGCGTGGATGTGGGGTCTGATACGGTGCTGGCCCGGTATCAGCGCTGGCGCCGGTTCGACACCGTGCTGCTGGCCGTGGTGTGCGACGGGCTGGTGCGGCTGTTCTCCAACAACATCCCGCCCATCAGGCTGGCCCGCGACGTGGGCATGGCGGTGGTCAACAAGCTGCCGCCGCTGAAGCGCTTCTTCATGCGCCATGCCATGGGGGTGGTCGGCGACCTGCCGCGGTTGATCCGCGGGGTGCCGCTGTAA
- a CDS encoding di-heme-cytochrome C peroxidase, translated as MTKRILGVAALAGLMLSGCASVEPQPARPVSVKPPVQINGIWYLDQNWTDEARQWYYNTTQGSQIMPYDWFMALTDPQTKAPFVQSLQRFGYPAGTAGSGTADTLPLGFVKDTNPDKSSFIGMTCAACHTGDVTVNGQTLRIDGGVTTGDLYGFIQALSQTLHATVTVDALFEPFATRVLGPNATPEKRLELYNQVKDFDGRFALFVSQSTPATPWGPMRTDAFGMIFNRVSSIDLDIPANSQPPDAPVSYPVLWDGPHQPKVQWNGLLPNANAFDALGRNAGEVLGVFGHITLKPPTLTHYYYSSSVRARNLIDMEKQLRALRSPVWPDAIAGRVNTVEAAKGADLYQQNCVSCHALLPRDKTYTTAPITMVPLVQWAKPDDPDAVIKALDTMCKGGVEAAVTAKMVTVSYAADPKTALDALCRNVSTGPLAGTAMPPQLLGGTKLKNPDMAVNLLANAVIGAILSDIVNDPSLLMDLANANNGVGDPLPQPAVAKAAAPAAPLTTSPLVTSKSKGKVTDQHRAAASLLQASWKGVKNDRKTSKGVKALAETIKTLMAYKARPLDGVWASAPYMHNGSVPSLYEMLLPAAQRSVTFTMGGGALDPVKVGVDSTAPTSTFLFDTTKPGNRNTGHEFGAHLTDAERQQLVEFLKTL; from the coding sequence ATGACAAAGCGTATTTTGGGGGTGGCGGCCCTGGCGGGCCTGATGCTGAGCGGTTGTGCCAGCGTGGAACCGCAGCCGGCCCGGCCCGTGTCGGTCAAGCCACCGGTGCAAATCAACGGGATCTGGTATCTGGACCAGAATTGGACGGATGAAGCGCGCCAGTGGTATTATAATACCACTCAGGGTTCGCAGATCATGCCCTATGACTGGTTCATGGCGCTGACCGATCCGCAGACCAAGGCGCCCTTCGTCCAGAGCCTGCAGCGCTTCGGCTATCCCGCCGGCACCGCCGGGTCGGGCACCGCCGACACGCTGCCGCTGGGCTTCGTCAAGGATACCAATCCCGACAAGAGCAGCTTCATCGGCATGACCTGTGCTGCCTGCCACACCGGCGACGTGACGGTCAACGGCCAGACCCTGCGCATCGACGGCGGCGTCACCACCGGCGACCTCTACGGCTTCATCCAGGCGCTGAGCCAGACGCTGCACGCCACGGTGACGGTGGATGCGCTGTTCGAGCCCTTTGCCACCCGCGTGCTCGGGCCCAACGCCACGCCGGAAAAGCGGCTGGAACTGTACAATCAGGTCAAGGATTTCGACGGCAGGTTCGCGCTGTTCGTGTCGCAGAGCACGCCGGCCACGCCCTGGGGGCCGATGCGCACCGATGCGTTCGGCATGATCTTCAACCGCGTCTCGTCCATCGACCTTGATATTCCGGCCAACAGCCAGCCGCCCGACGCCCCGGTCAGCTATCCGGTGCTGTGGGACGGCCCGCACCAGCCCAAGGTGCAGTGGAACGGGCTGCTGCCGAACGCCAACGCGTTCGACGCGCTGGGCCGCAACGCCGGCGAGGTGCTGGGCGTGTTCGGCCACATCACCCTGAAACCGCCGACGCTGACCCATTACTACTACAGTTCCAGCGTCCGGGCGCGGAACCTGATCGACATGGAAAAGCAGCTTCGCGCGCTGCGGTCCCCCGTGTGGCCCGACGCGATCGCCGGCCGCGTCAACACGGTGGAGGCCGCCAAGGGAGCCGACCTCTACCAGCAGAACTGCGTGAGCTGCCACGCACTCCTGCCGCGCGACAAGACCTACACCACCGCGCCCATCACCATGGTCCCGCTGGTCCAGTGGGCGAAGCCCGACGACCCCGATGCGGTCATCAAGGCGCTCGATACCATGTGCAAGGGCGGTGTCGAGGCGGCGGTGACCGCCAAGATGGTCACGGTGAGCTATGCCGCCGATCCCAAGACGGCGCTGGACGCCCTGTGCCGGAACGTGAGCACCGGCCCGCTGGCCGGCACCGCCATGCCGCCCCAGCTTCTGGGCGGGACCAAGCTGAAGAATCCCGACATGGCGGTGAACCTGCTGGCCAATGCGGTGATCGGCGCCATTCTGAGCGACATCGTGAACGATCCGTCGCTGCTGATGGATCTGGCCAACGCCAACAACGGTGTGGGTGATCCGCTGCCGCAGCCCGCGGTGGCAAAGGCTGCCGCCCCTGCCGCCCCCCTGACCACCAGCCCCCTCGTCACGTCCAAGTCCAAGGGGAAGGTCACCGATCAGCATCGTGCCGCCGCCAGCCTGCTGCAGGCGTCCTGGAAGGGCGTGAAGAACGACAGGAAGACGTCCAAGGGCGTCAAGGCTCTGGCCGAGACGATCAAGACCCTGATGGCGTACAAGGCTCGCCCCCTGGACGGCGTGTGGGCATCGGCCCCGTACATGCACAACGGCTCGGTGCCCAGCCTGTATGAAATGCTGCTGCCGGCGGCCCAGCGGTCGGTGACGTTCACGATGGGCGGCGGTGCGCTGGACCCGGTGAAGGTCGGCGTGGATTCCACCGCCCCCACCTCCACCTTCCTGTTCGATACCACCAAGCCGGGCAACCGCAACACCGGCCACGAGTTCGGTGCCCACCTGACCGACGCCGAGCGCCAGCAACTGGTGGAATTCCTCAAGACCCTCTGA